tggttttttttttaaggaaaagcttGTTCACTtactggaaaacagttttattgTTCTCTTTGGAATATGCACATTACACTATTAAATAATCATTTATTCCTGTGAAACAGTTTGACTAATTAGGCATTCAAAACCTTAGATTTGTGAACAGCCCTGCACCCCTATTTCTTTGACACATACTCATGAAAAAGCTGTCCGTGGCcatctttttttcagcagatgcAAGAGACCTTGCAACAAGAACAGCAGCCTGCATTTCTGGGAGACAGGTTACCAGTTCTTGAGCTCACgtagctgcttctgctttctcataCTTCTTCCTTCCATAGTTATCCACattagatttattttgaaagcagagtACCTATGACTTTCCAGCAGCTTCTGGAGGATGATAGCCTTCtgtttcaagcttttttttatattttaaaaagtctcttCTTTTGTCAAAATGTTTAAcctgtttaaaaagagaaaagatgttCATCAGAAGAAAGGGCTTTGTGCATCACAACAAGACTAAGGAATAAACAGTCTCTTTGATCACTGAACTTAAGGATGACTTTAATTCAATACGCTAGTTAGCAGTTTCTTGCTCTGTTGAAGTAGAAGACTAAAGAGTGGAgtgtgttttttgttggttttttttttaccattttgaAAGTGCACTTTGGTTTTCTGTCATACCCCCCCATTACTTccatgaacattaaaaaaagcagtctaTTGCTTTGGTACTTTCACTGCTATGAACAAAGACTATTTGTAATGTAAAGATAAGTCCAGCAGCTTTTCTATAGTATCACCAACTATGTAATGTCTGATTCAGTGCCTAGAGCCACAGATATGCCCGGTGCAAAGCACTGCAGATGAAACCATCATCACTAGAGATGACATATGGCAGAACTGCAGCATTCAAAGCATCAGCCAGTACAGCAACTGTGAATgtacttgggttttttaactGACTTCAGTCTACTGGCTCCAATAGGAACTGGTCAGCCCCTCAGCCACCACTGTTACTAAAAGGCAATGCCTATTAAAAAAGTTAAGAATTACAGTTTGAGCTTAGGAGACTAAAAAGCACAACGTGAATAAATTACGTGTAAGTGGATGGTTGTGAAATTATACTGCATGAAGACGGCTGTTTTTATGCACAAGAAGCTATCGGATGACAGTCTTAAGATGCCATGGATCTCCCAGACCTGTATGTCGCTTCCCTTCCATATTAGCCCTTCTTCTTTAGTAACGGTAATTTCTGTGCACTTCTAAAAGCCTCCTACTATCTTTCagaactttttaaattaaacagtaAGCCTGTATGCTTGCATAGTTGTGTATGTATCTGAAAGTTTGAGGTcgtattttcctttccctttacGCTATATGCTACTGTCTGTAGTTCCCAGCCCAGTCAGTGGCCCGCTCGGTTGTTTTAATTTCCCCGCAAGACCAAAAGTCTGCAAACCAAGTTACACTTGACAAGGGTGCAGGCTTATCTCTGAGAAAGCGTAAGGCCGCGCTCGTTGCCGCCGTGAAGGAAGGCGAGTGCAATTCCTCGCCGATGCTGTCTGTCACTAAGGCTCGAAGGAGCGCTGCGTGCCCCTAGTACGAGCTGCGGGAGGCCGCGGCGGCTGCTGCTCACCCACTGCTGCGGACAGCGGGACTCGAAGGACAGCCGCAGCTTCTCGCACTGGGAGGCATCGTCCCCGTGCCTATCCAAGCACTGCCAGAACTCGTCCCGGGCCCCCCAGCAGGCCTTCCTCTCCTCCATCGTTGGCGCCGACATCTTCACTACCGACCTGAACACAGAACGGCCATTACCCGAGACCCCGCGCCGGCTGCGAACCCTCGCCGCTTCCACGGCGGGGCCCGACGCCGCCCTGCCCGCGGTCCCAAGGCACCGGGGGAAGGGGGTGCCTGAGCGGCAGGGAAGGCCCCGGGCCCGCACCGCACTcacccgccggccccggcctcCCGCCGCGAAGGTCGCGCTGCCGGAAGCGGCGCGACGCTTTTCTTAGTGCGCAGGCGCAGCTCCGGCCGTCCCGGCTGAGATTGGCCAGGCGGGCCGGTtgtcccgccccccccctccgccgcggcGGGCCGCGGAGCCGCCCCAAACGCTGCGGGGCGCAGCCGTTCCGTCCCCACAGGCCGTGCCGGGGTGCTGCTGTCGGCTGTGAGGCGGAGGAGAGAGGGctgcggggcggcgggaggcgtGTTTAAAGCCCCAGCGATGGTGGGCTTCGCGGGCTGGTCCGCAGCTGTGCCCACCCTACAGAAACCGCTCCGGGCAGGCTTCTCTGACGGGCCCCGTCGCTACGTCACgctgataataaaaaaaaaaaaaaaaaaaaaaaaaaaaagaagtggtttaccccagtggaagaaaaaaatttacccGTTGTAAGGGTGATAAAATAATACCAGAAGCCTGAGGGCTGGCCGGGTGGGCGCCTGgtgagctcagcccagcagcaccACCAGGCCCAAAGCAAATAGTATCCAGGAGCAAACTCCGTTTCGTTGTTTTATTCGGGATTCGGTGGCGTTTCCTCGTGGCAGTCCCTGTGGCCGAGGAATTGATAAGTCTTCCTTTTCCACGCCAGCCTCCTGGAAATATGGACCAGTTTCGCAGTTTCTAAAAGGATGGCACGTGTTGTCATAGTAACGCACTGCAGTTTTGGGAAGGGTGACGTTTTGGCAGCTGGGAAGAGCCTAACTCTGTGAGGTGCTGAGCCCCTGGCGGCTCCCCGGCCAGCGGCTTTACCAGGAGCTTGTCGATAGCCGGTGCTCCTGGTGTGTGAGGCCACTGGGCAGCCAGGTCGGGGAGTGGGTGTAGCTGTCAACCTACCTTGAGCTGGGTTTCTTCCTCAGATAATGATTTCTGGTTGTTGTTGGTGGGCACGCTTTTCTGGTTCTCCTTGCAGGTGGCTTGGTTGTCTCGATACAAGGAAAGGTATTTtaagaggaggctgaggatTTGCACTTCTTCAGCGGAGCCCCCTGTAAGCCAGCCAGATCTGGAGGGGATTTTGTTTGTCGAAATACCTGACCCCTTTGAAGGGATACTGCTTTGGAGCAAAGTGAACGTGACTGCTGCTGTACACTGTACGGTATATAACACAGCCCGTGTTCTCGTCCCTGCCTATTTGTTTAACCACCTTCTGTTTGCTAGGCCATGATAGGTAAGAGATAGTAATGCAGTAATTTGATTTCTAATAGAACAGGTGTTTTAAGGTGAGTGGAAGTCACTACAAAAGTAGAATTTAAGCTATGAGTtatgtttttctgttgaaaagaaTTAATATAGAAGTAAATTTGTATTACAGCTTACTTATGACCCTTTTGTGCTCAAGCTTTTGCGAAGCAAGCTTTTGCAACATGaatattggaaagaaaattaatgttaaGTCTCAGGACTGAAATGTGGTAATAGGAAATGTCAGTTGTGTTTTAGATTTCAAAATTTATGGTGCATGTAATGTTGTTTAGTTACTGCATTTATGAAACAGAGGGGATAATGCAATTATATATAATTAATCACAAAGCCCAAATAGCACATCTGGGATATTTGTGATAAATAGTTTATTCTTTAATGACCTGTAGCCCAAGAAATAACTCACTGGAGACAATTGTAAATAACTCTGTGTAATGGATATTATGGAAATTTAGTGATCTGGTTTTAGAAAGTGCctgaatagaaagaaaaagacagatttatctaatacatttttaatggcaATACTTCCATTTGGTTAAAATGCTATCATAAggagctggatttttttgttgttagttAGCCAATTCTAAGTGTCTATCTTTAGTCTTTTACTTTTGGGAAATGTGCCTAGTAAGTAATAAATGGGATATATATAAGAGCCAGGCAGAGGCAAATGTTCTAGAAAGATGGGAGCCTGAAAAAATTCCAGATTTGTTAGGTGCACTGGTTGCCACAGTTGAAGCCTTTGAATTACATTTCCATTTAGCGGTTAGTGAGATAGATGTTAAAGAAATAGCTGCCCGTCTCCCCTTGAAACTCTTGCCAGCAATGCATTAAAGTGAATCGTGTGGAGTTTATACAGTGGTTCAGCTCTCAGACTCTTTTGTGCCTACTCTTGTTAATTGGGATGCAGCATTTGTGTGTGCTTTGCCTCCCAGTTAACATCTGACAGATCTCTCCTCACCTACAGCCTTACTTACCCCATATTTAATTGAAACTTGCCCAGCACATTCTGGATTGGCAACCCTAATGATTTCTCCTTTCACTTTGGAAGCAATTAGCATGTTACAGGTGTCCCTAGGACTAACAATGCCAGCACTCCTTGATGTACTATAGCTGTGTTCAGCTTTGTGCTTATACTGGAAGCTCAATTAGCTTGTTATTGTCGCATTGAAAGATGCTGATATATGATCCTTATCCATAACAGATTTTCAGggaactgaatttaaaaacaagttcTTTAAGCAATATAGCCCTGTATCCAACCATTTATTTAGCtggaaataataacaaaatcTTACCTCAGGCAGCCTGGGACATTCTCTTCTGTTGTTGAGCACCAAGCAGTTTTTTcagtaacaattaaaaaaaatatgtagtgCGAGAGAACCATATCTtgagattttctgtttcttgcttcTCAGATGTACATTAAGGATGTAACTCTGACTCCTTTGGTCTTACAGTGTTCCTTGCTATGCCTGGTGaaagagaataattaaaaaaaaaaaaaggcaaaacaaacacacGGATTAATTGTGCctggttttattattaaaaaaaaaggaataaattaagCAAAGAAACACCATGAACTGCAAACAGTAATCACCCTCTTCTACTcctctttgaaaatgttttaacagaGATTACTTAAATGGTTGAGCATCAAGCATCTCTCTGAGTGGATCTCTTGAGACCCTGTGTGACCAAATTTCAGATTCTACTTTCATCCGTTTACTGGCTAAAGACCCTCATGGGTTACTCTTGGCAGTAACATCAGCTTTGAAGATGCAGTCTGCAAAGGCAAGTGTAGAAACACTCTTTGTTCTCGTGGAGAGGAAGTATTTATACATCTTTATTGTTTAAAGTCTTCCTTACATTGCTTTCAGAGgttatttttgtggtttattaGGGTTTGGTGAGACTTAAATTCCCTTTCAAATAGGTCCTTCTTTAACAGAACAGgtaatttttgtctttaaaatagctttaaaaaaatcttttaaaaagtaaatatccCTCCTGAAGAGTCAGGCTTCAGAGAAGACCACTGATTTTTTGAGCAATAATTTTCTGAGCTTTGTAAGAGAATTGCTTAAGAACTGGCAGACAGTTAATGAATTCCTTAGTTAATAATTAATGAGTTCATTATTTAGTAGCCACTGATAATACTAAATGATCTGTCTatgtttattaataaaacttctttctgaaaccaggacatttaCATAGCCTTGCATTTAATACCAAACATTTGCAAATAAAGATCTGAAAGAGGCATATTCAATTCtaaacatttaagaaatgtaTGCTGTACTTTCTATGGCCTTATGCGAAGCACTCCATTACTTCATGAAGACTTAATGTTGAGTTTTATTTCTATGAATTTCCTTTTAAGAATAACATGCTTAAACTTCATTGGATGAGTTAGCAAAATTTAGGTTTTTGAATGAATAAAGAAGGAGGAGTGtatgaggagaaagaaaactgtagcTTTTGTTTGGTGGCCTTAGCAAGTCGATTTTCTGAATCTCTAAGAAAATGTGCATTATCATGTTATTTTTCAACTAAATGTGTTTTAGGGCTCTTACCTTGATTTCCTCATAATGCTGTCTTTGCTGGGTGTCATAATGAGCATCCCTGCACTAGGGAGTGCCAATGTGAGATGAACATAGAGAATTAAGCACATGACTTGGGACACTAAGAGAGAGACGGACAGATATAGAGACTACCACAGCTTTCTGCGGTAGCTCTGCACGTGTCAGAGGGCTCGGCGTGTGGGTTCATCAGGTAGTGCTGGAGGGGCTTTGACTAGGAAGGACTAAGCCATCTGTGCAGGCTGGTATggagacagaaggagaaagaatagACAGAAAAGTGATTTTCACCTTCTCCAGACCTCTGTTTAGTGATCTGAAGCCTGCTGAGAAAAGGCTTGCTTGTCCTTGTGACCTCTCATGGACATCAATGGAGTACTCTGTGGAACGCAGTCTGAAATTCACTAGTCTACCTAGAGGAGTGGCGATTatgatgaaggaaaaaaccccagcaactgGAGGTTTAGGATTCTTTTAAGGTGATGAAGTCATTTACATTCATTATAGGCACTTGTTTTTAACACCAATATTCCATTTTTGCTCAATTGTTAGGAATGAAGAtagaaaaaggaatattttgggAAAAGCAGGCAATGGTAAGGTGGGAAGACTGACTGATTCTTACTCTTCTGTTGGCTCTTGATTAGCAATTCTCCAAGCCTACCAAGGATGAGACAAGCTTGCTTTGCAGCAATGTTGATGCTCAGCTTTTTGCAAGAAAGCCAGAGGGGAAACGGGGAATCTCCCTGTTCTACAAGCAGACTCCAATTTTCAAAGCTAtgtaaatgaaagaagaaaacttatCTTTTGGGTTTCATTTGGATGCCTTCAAATTTCTGTGGCATGTTACGTACTAAAAGCAAAGAAGTGGTTCCTAGTTCTCTCTGAGATTGAAACACATACTAAAATTCTTTACAAAAATTCCAGCTGCATGCTTGCATTCAGGTATTGTATTTAATAATCCATCAGCTGCAGTGATTACCTTATGCTTACTATAAACATTGTCTGTGAGGCATAGGTGTAGTGCACCAGATGAGATTGGTTACACATGCACAAAGGCAACATTGTTCTCAAACGTGGTATTTGTTCTCAAACATGGTATTTGTTCCCAAGATCAGTATCAATTCTCTCAGCAGCCAAGCTAGCAAGTGACAGGCCTTTGACCAAATCCAAAATCACACAGTGAAAGAGAGATGGTTTTGTTTACAAGTCAGGaaggcatttaaaatgtataattgACCAAAAATCACAAGCAGAGTATTATGCAACTTACTCTGCTTACTAGGCTGCAGTCATCAAAGACTTGGCAGCTTCAGAAGCCAGAGGGACAGTGagacctgctgctgggagaCAGCAAAGCTATGTTCACTGGCCCATAATGTATGCTCATAGCCAGCAGAACAGGAAATCCAAGCTGAAGTTCACATTTTGTAAGTCCTTACAAATTCTGCTGCTTGGACCTCACTGGAATCCAGCTTGTAGGATTCTTTTAAGAACCTTATAAGAATCTTTTAAGCGTCTGGGTCAGTCATGGGTACGTGCAGAAGCTGGAGTTTGGTGTAAATAATGTGCGGAAGTTAGCCAAGGCAGCCCTCCCCTAAGGAAAGGCAAGGAAGTCTCAGTCTCTCAGTAGTCTTGTCCTTTAAAGTTAAAAGGAGTCCGAAGGATGGGTGGCTTTCTACAGACTCGTCTTGGCCCTTTTTTTGAGAGAATAGGAAGCCCTGCACTTAGATTTCTGAAGAGTCTCTAATGATGCTTCTTACCAAAGAAATGAAGCTACTGTGGATCAAAAGAGAAGGTTTTCTGGTGGACTAATAACTGGTTAGTGAGGCAGGAAACAGGGCAGGAATAAATTATTGCAGTTCAAAAGCAGAGGGATTACCAAAGGAGCTGTGCTGAGGCCAGTCTTCTTGTATGTACTCGTAAATGATtggtcaaaaaaaccccatttacTGATCATACTTCTTTACTGATTCAGGAGAGCGAAAACTAAAACTGAGAGGATCTCTCGCTGTCATGTGGCCATGCAGCAAAATAGCTGGTGGCATTCAGCATTAATAGACACGAGGTAATGGACATGGTGAAAAAGTCTAAAATCCATGGTGAGGGGCTCTACATTTACTGTTATCACTCATCAGAAAGATTCTCAATTTATTGTGGATAACTCCATCCAAGTTAAGTCACATCTACTTTAGTTCTCTTCATTTGAGTGAAAGATGCTCTGCAGGTTGATTGCTGTTGTTCCCAAACAATGCACTGATGGCTATCTTGAGATGTTAGGTGGACTGAATCTAGAGCTGGGGTGAAACCTGGAAGTGAAGAGCTGGAAAATTCTTTTGAGTTCTTTTCTAAAGAGATCATCTAGTTCAGCAGTAAGATTAAAGAAATGTCTCTAGATCATTGCAGAAAAACTGCATGTAACAGGTTCTTAAATACACTACTACTGTGAGCTCCACAACCTCCCTTGTCTAAGCCTTTTGCAGAATTCTAACTCTCCTTGTAAGTTCCACTCTTCATTACTGAGAATTAAGTTGGTTGCATCCTGGTGTATCTGCAATGTGCATGGAGAAATACTGATCGCCACCTTCTTTAGAATGATCTTGTGCATATATAAAGATCCCTTTAACAGAGTTTCAGGTAGAAGAGAGAAATATGAGgcttattattttcagaaacattaattTGAGCTACTGGTCCTGTCCTTAGGAATGTGATTTCCTCTTAAGATTTttaggctgcaggtgggcatctgttCGTTTGACTTCCTTCTTGCTTCCACAAGATCTttcaagtcctttttttcttatttctcttttcaatgTTCAGGAGTTTTAGATAAGGTGCAGGTTATTATGGAAATGCCCTAGAACATGCCagctaaagaagaaaatctaaTCGCTTCTCTTTTAATAATGATGAGCTAGTTAAACTCATCCATCAAAATCCATTACTGCTGGCAGTTTCTGCAAAGACAGTTTGCACAAGGACTGGACTGTGAAAGAAGCTTCTCAGCCTCAGCCTTTGCCAAGGAGTAGCTCACATTTGGAGGCCTTGAAGGACTCCGTCCTTTCTGCAGTACAAATCAGGGACATGAAACCAAACTCGCCGTAGTTGATGACTTTACAGCATGTGCACAGACCCCATTTCTTCAAATTGGAGTTGTAGCAAGGGGCAAGTGGGCACATTCCCCTGGAAAgtgtttctgaatttctgtcCTGATCCCATCAGCAGCTCTCCTGTGCTCCTGCTTCACACCAGCTGCATTGTTTCTGCCTTCTGTTCTTTCCCCATTCCTTGAAGGAACTCCTGGTCCCAGCCTGCTCTCTGAGTCTGTGCAGCCCTCCCTAGTCCCAGCCTGCTTTCTAAATCCATGTAGCCCAGGTGGGTGACTGGAGCTATTCCTACGGCTTCTGAACTGCTGAAGACCTATGACATCCTTCTCAGTGAAGAGGAGGGGTGTTTCACATGTGCTTCTGTTGTGCAGATTTGTGGCTTTGTTGGGAATATGATACAGAGCTACACAAGTCAATTCAGACTTCTGTATTCACTGCACAGGGAAACCTTCACTTTCCAGTGGGTTTGCAGGCCCACAGGCATAGTAGCAGAAAGGTTTTTGACCAGAAATGGTGTCAACCTGGTGATGTTACCTTCTCTATATGTTGAAGATACTGTCTGTATTAGCCCTGACCAACTCAATATTGCACTAGCTTTGTTACAGAGCACTCTGGAGAGCTAGGGATGAGTGTCTTGTCCCTGAGCTAACAGGAGACATTAATTCAGCCCCAGAACTTGATCTACAGGTCTACTAGTCTCCCCTCAACCCCCAAAGCTAGATATTGGTTTCAGTGTCTTCTGTTCATCTGTTGAGTATTGTGGTTGGACTTCTGCCTTTCATAGCTATTTTCTGAAGACTGCTGATAGGAATACAACCATCCTAGACAGAAGAACAGgagaaactttttaaaacaagaccAGCTCTGACTCACGTGCTAATGAAAGGTTCATGCAGTCACTGTGGAGAGCTACAATAAAAAATTATgatgaaggcagcagcaggagacagcTACAGACAAGAGGCCAAGGAGAAAGATGTGCAAGGG
This Buteo buteo chromosome 12, bButBut1.hap1.1, whole genome shotgun sequence DNA region includes the following protein-coding sequences:
- the COA6 gene encoding cytochrome c oxidase assembly factor 6 homolog produces the protein MSAPTMEERKACWGARDEFWQCLDRHGDDASQCEKLRLSFESRCPQQWVKHFDKRRDFLKYKKKLETEGYHPPEAAGKS